The genomic stretch ATCGGCCAATCAGGATTCAGTTTGAGTGCACTCATAAATGTTTAGTACCTGTATGTCTGTCTATTTACGTTAACAATAGTCGTATAATTCCCGATCATTGGCAGTGTCGTAAAAAGTAATCGACATTTTTGCTTTCTGATTTCTGTTGTACCGCATCACGTAGACACTACGTGTAAAATCGGTGTAACTACCTGTAATATTAGAGAAGCGCGTCGCTCAGTAACATCCACAAGGATCGTTTgattataaggttaagcaacgcttggctcGGTCCtccgagttcctccgtgtttcggaaggcaggttaaattggtgggtcccggctgtcattttagaagctttggtagtcgttacagGTTTTACAACCAGTCCCACCAAGGAAATACCCGTATTTGCCCAGGCAACTGTGTAGGTATAAGCAGTCCTTGCAGAACATTGATACTTCGCTGCATTCGGTTAGGCTAGTAGCCGACCACAATACAGTTGTGAAAGGAATACGTAGATGATTACCTGTTGAGGTAGTTATGATAGGTGTGTCTAAATAACAGATATTCCAAATATAAGCTGCAaataacaaacatccaaatattGACATAAGCCTGAATATTCCGCCTCGCTTAATATCCTGTTACCTGATTCATAAAATATTGCGATATGTGTTACACTTCCTGGTTTGAGAATTAAATCGGAATACATTTCTGGTTAATGTTAATGATCATGCGTCTATTTGATCGACGAAACTTAACATGATTATAAATAAAGGTAGGTGATAatctatgtttattttgtggttTGAAATGTGTATGCAGCAATGTGTATTTGAAACCACATATTTGCATAACACGATCATTTCTGGCAAGGTAATTTAGTATCCCAAATTATCTCTAGCTTAATTTTACAATGGTCTAAATTATGGCCGGTAACAGATCTTGAATTAACATAACAGCTGAACGATAAAATTCCTAGGTCTGATAGGTACCTTATTCAAGGTCTGTAAAATTAGGTACTATTTTATGTAGTCAAAAAtccaattcaaaataaaaacaaaacactattctAAATTCTAGTCTAAATCTTACACAAGTTGGTGGTCTGAGCCAATATTCCTGGCAATTTATCTAGCCGGTCAGGGGTTATGAACCTAAAATTTATTCACCAACAGATTAATTACATGAACTTTCAACCTTCCTTGAACGAGCCAACTATTACTACGAGTATTTCACTAAGCACCAGCCAAAATTCGCTGAAAATAAAAGCTAAGTTTATTTAAAGTGGAACTTCAAACAGCATTTTTACAAGAAATAACATAACGGACTAACTATGTAGTGAATATACATTTTTGAGAAGCACTTTGCTATCACATttccttgaaaaaaaaacgacataAAAATCTGCCTTAAAACTAAAGAAAGTACGACAGACAATACGCCGTCTTAAAGTACactaaaagcaaaataaaacaccTAAAAAGCTATATAAGATTTGCTTTCATAAGTCTTTGTTACAGCTATTGAATATTTCACTACAGAGCCGACACAGCTATCAGAATAAAAAGTGAAGAGCGTCCCAGGGGCCAGCAATTTGCCTACTTAGCTCACACATAAGGAAAAATACGTAACactgttttaaataatgtatacaGCTATTCTTTTACAGGAAAATGTGAGTTTCCgatgttttttataataatttttgtacttatGTGACGTTTATGTAGTAGGTATTATAAGTTCTTCAGAGAGAGTTTTGATTCTGAGTACCagctatttttgtaaataattactaCATATTTACGACTACTGGTCTAGTCTACTAAACGGTCTTCCTTTTTAAGATAAttatagttacttttttaattgaaattactataataaataattttttatcCAAACTTGAAATCACTCCTCTCTGGATAATAGGAAAACCATATGAAAACGCTAGTTAACGCTAGAAGACTAAATCTGCCAATTATTTCCACAATAATCTCCATAAGGACTTAAATAGAAGCAATTATAGGCCTCCAAATTGTTAGCCAGTTTCAGCGAAAATTATAGGTAATGCTCCCAAATTCGGATGCATGTTAGTGTCCGAATTTAGATGAAACTTTACTTTAAGTACGTAACATATTCATGGTGTAACGTAGTCCTCGATATTTCGGACCGTCAATAGTTAAAATAGTGGGACTATTTAGTCGACTAAAAGCGTTGGAACCCGAATAATAATAGAATATTCTATTCAACTTTACTTGCTTGGATGCAAACTACTGTGTCATGTAGGCAGAGGTGCGCAacagttttgattttttttttttcagtttcggTTTTTGTTGTTTAGGGTTCCGTGACCAAGGGGTAAAAAGGAACCATATTACTAATACTTCACTGCCCAGATGGACAGGTAACATcggtcaccaggctgtatctcatgattAGTAATTCCGTGATAGATAGACAGTTAAcgtactgaaaactaaaatacatggcttcgcacgggataacagtatttcccaccaatttaatgtatgttattatacatatgaaCCGTCCTCTTTAATCACTATCTATTGATTTAAAaggaacattttgttttatactatacaGTGATGATTAACCTTCAATGAAAtattcctaaaaataaaatgtttggtgCCCCTGTCTCGATGCATTATCGAACTGCGATGTTTGACAGTTTAAAGGCTGTATCGAAAATGAGCTCGTATTTTTTTCTCGGTGGCCGATGCACCGAGGTGTTGATTGACAGCTGAATTCATTTTAGCATCGCACTAAATTATCACAACTTGTTACAGCACAGTTTAAAAcgttttaattttagatttcGAAAATACATCATGCCACAGTTACTGATTCGCTCTTCAATGACAATTTAATATTGTATGttatgatcatcatcatcctcctgcctttaccctatttttttctaGACATGTCGACTTTCACAAAGTCCAATCCATCGTTTTTCTGGTCGTTTCATcgtttctttaatattttataatgtttcatcgtttctttaatattttatatattttttaggtgCGATATTCGcacctaaaaaatatataaaatggtgaaaattttcatatttttttatgattaaaaacttatacaccgtgactttttagtcgtcttacaaaggtggtccactcaatctatccgacataaaataccactagacacgattattaattttatagccttacttaattaagataataggtgcaaagaaaaatactgaaaaaaaaaaagtttacgtatcaaacggtagaaagtaggtaccttcccaacgcgccgcgctccattgatacaagattcgcgggcagcgctcacaacagggtgttcatataatctacgtcatgcatcataataatgaattaatttttatttttaaattattaaaatctcataatagttatttgttatacaagagtgcaaagttgctttttaaccgcgggctcaatttcgatgaccgagcaagcgaaggattctaaaattgaaacacgagcgtagcgagtgtttcaataattagaatcctgagcgatagcgagagaatcaaaagagcacaaggtgaaaaatctttgcactcgagtgcaacacgtaacttttcatcccacctcatcgaggaaattactaaatacaaaaaaacaaaatggcgcgacataatgagtatcaaattaaaaagaagtacctattaaagttcatttatttgaaaacccagtttaaaaatgaaacgaggttaaaaatctatgtaaaaacaataataaaaaatacttaattgattgaataattattttaagcagtattttatttgtttaatatgtatttgtttgaaaagtcatTAAGATTGTCTCAAATGTAGTATTGCACacaatgttctaaattcaaatcactttgccgctctagagtaaaaacggcttttgcgctcagatatcaaaggatAAACCTACTCTTTCCAAGATGGtggaatgaaaatatttttttcatcccaccatctcggaaagggTATTTTTactctttgatatctgagcgcaaaagcccaTTTtttcctctagagcggcaaagtgatttgaatttagaacgtcATGTGGACTGAGTTTGTGAATTCGGCTGTGTTCCGAAATTAAACTCAGTATACTGCCTAGTGTTAATGACCTCACGAATCAATGCCTTATTGTACGGAGTGCTACGGTGATACAAGTTGACGTAATGTCCTGAGCACTAGCTTCGGAACACAGCCCGTCATCAACATGTTTGAATTCAGAAAACCTTGGtactttttttcttaatttgcgTTGCGCGCGCTAATTTCTTTTTACGTCATATTGTTTAAAAGTGAAaacatattcaaatattaaaatgagtgATTTTAGTGACGACGACGACATATATTTGACGCCGACAGAATTGATCGAAACTGTAAATAATGTACAGATGACCTTTCTCCCTCAACAATCACGCGAGAAGTATTTGAAACAATATGAAATGTTCAATACATGGCGAATAGCTAAAGGTGCCAAAACATTTTCAGAAAACGTTTTGCTTGCAtattttgttgaattatatAAGACGAGGAAATCTAGCACACTATGGAGTACTTACTCAATGCTAAAAGCAACGATTAAGATGAAAAAAGATATTAATATCGAAACATATACTAAGTTACTGGCATTTTTAAAAAGAGCCTCATCTGGTCATCAACCAAAAAAATCGAAAGTTTTCACAGCATCCGAAATAGAAAAGTTTGTTAACAATGCACCAGATTCCATGTATTTGGCGGCAAAAGTAAGTGTACAttcagtaggtattattattaatgtagTTGGCATAAGCATGCATgcatattaatgtaattaattttcattatctACTACTTAAATACTCTATTCTTTACAGGTTGTTCTTATTATTGGCATAAACGGAGCATGTAGAACAAATGAACTAACACTGCTTAATGTCACAAATATTGAGAAACATTCGGATGAATTGTTATTGATACACTTAACGAATACAAAGACCAAAAGAGACCGCAACTTCGTCATTCGCAAGGAGTGCGCAGCGATTGTAGAGAAATACAAAGCTTTACGCCCTCTTAACACTCCAACCAATCGATTTTTTCTACAATATCGCAACGGAAAGTGTGTTCGACAGCCTATGGGTTCTAATAAAATTGGCAGTATCCCACGAGAAATAGCGACATTTCTCGAACTCCCAGAACCTCAACTGTACACGGGTCATTGTTTCCGACGAACTTCAGCCACACTTTTGGCCGATTCAGGAGCTGATCTTCTGTCTCTTAAGCGTCATGGAGGCTGGAAGTCTAATGCGGTAGTAGAAGGATATATAGAGGATTCTATCGAAAATAAGTCTAAAATATGTAAAGGCATCGTGGGAGCCATTACACTGAACAAGCCTTTGTCAGATCCTTGGACTGGCCCTTCCACATCAACAATGAGCCAGTACGAAACATCTAGCCTTCGCCCTCTCTCGCCAACATTTACGCCAAAGGAATCTAATGAATCTGTAGAAATATTAAGTGATACAGATAACTtaccaaaaaacaataataataatacacaaGTCTCTACCACCAACATTACAGTaccgaacaaaaacaaaaatattacactccACATAACTAACTGTAACAACGTTACATTcaatttttcttaatttctaatCATCATTTGTTAAGATTAATAAATTAGCCTGTAGTATAATGTAGTAGTTAATAcccaaactaaaattaaattatattgattgcaAACGTATTTTTATTCCTTCTTCTTCTCGTAGTTTTCACTGCTGGAGGTGAGCCGTCTactcattatatatttttttgcatttagtcatttcctcgatgaggtgggatgaaaagttacgtgttgcactcgagtgcaaagatttttcaccttgtgctcatttgattccctcgctatcgctcaggattctaatttttgaaacactcgctacgctcgtgtttcaaatttagaatccttcgcttgctcggtcatcaaaattgagcccgcggttaaaaagcaactttgcactcttgtataacaaataactattttttatatatgaacGTTTTCTAGTCATTGGagacatgaagtgggctgccgttgtaagacgactaaaaagtcacggtgtatataaaaaaagttccgTATGTTACACGTAAATATgcaaggaaaacaaataaactacagtgaatcgttaaaataaaatagcctaTTAACAACTCGTATGGAGCACCGTAAACAACATGGGGTAGTTTTTCACACAGCACTCGTAAATGTCATAGAAACCCATTATAGGCTTGTGGATGATAAAAACATTCATAGCTCAAAACTAGGGATATTTgtccattttaatatttatcatcGTTGGCTAAAGCGGCGAACACATTAGTGAGTATCTATGGGGAAAATTATTAGTAGTAAGTGTCTACaagaaacttttatatttttacatttatggcCGTCGGTTTGTCCATATGTTTGTAACCACAAATGTTCCTTACGAATGGGTTAACTATAGTTAAAACTTGGACATAACGTAATCTATGTACTTTTCTTTATCAGTTTTATGTAGCCTTATAAAACTTGACCCacagaataaaaaataccttaaaattattaaaaataaaaaaccggcaGCAATTTATTCGATCGCCTACAAAATAATA from Helicoverpa zea isolate HzStark_Cry1AcR chromosome 8, ilHelZeax1.1, whole genome shotgun sequence encodes the following:
- the LOC124632594 gene encoding uncharacterized protein LOC124632594, whose amino-acid sequence is MSDFSDDDDIYLTPTELIETVNNVQMTFLPQQSREKYLKQYEMFNTWRIAKGAKTFSENVLLAYFVELYKTRKSSTLWSTYSMLKATIKMKKDINIETYTKLLAFLKRASSGHQPKKSKVFTASEIEKFVNNAPDSMYLAAKVVLIIGINGACRTNELTLLNVTNIEKHSDELLLIHLTNTKTKRDRNFVIRKECAAIVEKYKALRPLNTPTNRFFLQYRNGKCVRQPMGSNKIGSIPREIATFLELPEPQLYTGHCFRRTSATLLADSGADLLSLKRHGGWKSNAVVEGYIEDSIENKSKICKGIVGAITLNKPLSDPWTGPSTSTMSQWLWAPALLAVLGAAIILVILTVERYEETPIYMVQHEQVFMKRLFPAVTLCPEVRFVEEKIDAFLDEM